In Aegilops tauschii subsp. strangulata cultivar AL8/78 chromosome 3, Aet v6.0, whole genome shotgun sequence, one genomic interval encodes:
- the LOC109758524 gene encoding uncharacterized protein isoform X1 — protein MGPLQAFWAWRTGEQSMPNIWRSLDAMDDQEGGLIFSVQFDPMRAGFDPTLISFPVPSLISRLLGWSNNSGQGRPQGSVMVVAAAVALYVAVLFVSGQQPRRRRLAASAAARPTSAVRLRPRALPLPAPDSGLLRILSWNNHQYLENVVHSASIGARDDEPVPVARVQSMPPDVAGATSALETKHGQLVKEEEVERFKELWLSLVEREQRLELRLMHLDGLREQLEHRVSVAAVETWILKLNALLLHEENERLKTQAAELEAVRAQLRRANEKLRALKERVQVERVESQREAAMLRDKVMDLELTGGRRERAFAAEAATLWKAKAGLEEENRELALRLQHAEQVSSSVTVSLVHEDDIVDEANYLREANDRLTRQIEQLRSDHCVHVEELVYLKWVNACLRHEIRGRDHHPSSAQQDQDGDGRAMTSAMDLSKSMSYRSSEKAKELMLRYGSLGLGGYDPALFSPLNETTDRDGKNHQLRFGDHDEPWRSPVMPPAVAATPKNPAGHGKLKFLRNIKKLLASRRRSQCHNHKSEKKAMRWLSSSSHDALSGDSSYESTPLSSCQRTRLSSVTTVDLDARARGGEAAAEVPVASRPEADTQG, from the exons ATGGGGCCTCTTCAAGCTTTCTGGGCATGGCGAACTGGAGAGCAGAGCATGCCCAACATATGGCGCTCGCTTGACGCCATGGACGACCAGGAGGGAGGTCTCATATTCTCCGTCCAATTTGATCCGATGAGGGCGGGCTTCGATCCTACTCTGATCAGCTTCCCTGTTCCATCGCTGATTAGTCGCCTTCTCGGATGGAGTAACAACAGTGGTCAAGGGAGGCCGCAGGGATCCGTGATGGTCGTCGCCGCTGCTGTTGCTCTTTACGTGGCTGTGCTCTTTGTTTCCGGTCAGCAACCACGCCGGCGACGTCTGGCTGCTTCTGCTGCAGCTAGGCCAACTTCTG CAGTCAGACTCAGACCTCGTGCTCTGCCTCTGCCTGCGCCGGACAGTGGGCTCCTCAGAATTCTGTCATGGAATAAT CACCAATATCTGGAGAACGTGGTTCACAGCGCGTCCATCGGTGCCCGGGACGATGAGCCGGTTCCGGTGGCAAGAGTTCAGAGCATGCCACCCGACGTGGCTGGAGCAACCTCTGCATTGGAAACGAAGCACGGTCAGCTGGTcaaggaggaggaggtcgagcGGTTCAAGGAGCTGTGGCTGTCGCTCGTGGAGCGGGAGCAGAGGCTAGAGCTCCGGCTGATGCACCTCGATGGCCTTAGAGAGCAGCTCGAGCACCGCGTCAGCGTCGCCGCCGTGGAGACTTGGATCCTGAAGCTCAATGCCTTGTTACTGCATGAGGAGAACGAGAGGCTCAAGACCCAGGCGGCGGAGCTGGAGGCCGTCCGGGCGCAGCTGCGTCGCGCCAATGAGAAGCTGCGTGCGCTCAAGGAGCGGGTGCAGGTCGAGCGGGTGGAATCTCAGAGGGAGGCGGCGATGCTCCGGGACAAGGTTATGGATCTGGAACTGACGggcgggaggagggagagggcgttTGCCGCGGAGGCGGCTACGCTATGGAAGGCCAAGGCCGGGCTGGAGGAGGAGAACAGGGAGCTTGCTCTGAGGCTGCAGCATGCGGAGCAGGTCTCCTCCTCTGTTACTGTTAGTCTGGTTCATGAG GACGACATCGTTGATGAAGCAAACTACCTGAGGGAGGCGAACGACAGGTTGACCAGGCAGATCGAGCAGCTACGCAGCGACCACTGCGTGCATGTCGAGGAGCTCGTCTACCTCAAGTGGGTCAACGCCTGCCTCCGCCACGAAATCCGTGGCAGAGACCACCACCCCTCGTCCGCCCAACAAGATCAGGACGGTGATGGCAGAGCCATGACGTCGGCCATGGATCTGAGCAAAAGCATGAGCTACCGCTCCAGCGAGAAGGCCAAGGAGCTCATGCTGCGGTATGGCAGCCTCGGCCTGGGCGGCTACGACCCCGCGCTCTTCTCGCCGCTTAACGAGACGACAGACCGCGACGGCAAAAATCACCAGCTGCGTTTTGGAGATCACGACGAGCCATGGCGGAGCCCAGTCATGCCGCCGGCAGTCGCGGCCACGCCCAAGAATCCTGCCGGGCATGGCAAGCTCAAATTTTTGAGGAATATCAAGAAGCTGCTAGCTAGCAGAAGAAGAAGCCAATGCCACAACCACAAGAGCGAGAAGAAGGCGATGCGGTGGCTGTCCTCCAGCAGCCACGACGCGCTCTCCGGAGACAGCTCGTACGAGAGCACGCCGCTGTCGTCCTGCCAGCGGACACGGCTGAGCAGCGTGACGACCGTGGACTTGGACGCCCGTGCGCGCGGCGGGGAGGCGGCCGCAGAGGTGCCTGTCGCGTCCAGGCCAGAGGCGGATACTCAGGGTTAA
- the LOC109758524 gene encoding uncharacterized protein isoform X2 has product MGPLQAFWAWRTGEQSMPNIWRSLDAMDDQEGGLIFSVQFDPMRAGFDPTLISFPVPSLISRLLGWSNNSGQGRPQGSVMVVAAAVALYVAVLFVSGQQPRRRRLAASAAARPTSVRLRPRALPLPAPDSGLLRILSWNNHQYLENVVHSASIGARDDEPVPVARVQSMPPDVAGATSALETKHGQLVKEEEVERFKELWLSLVEREQRLELRLMHLDGLREQLEHRVSVAAVETWILKLNALLLHEENERLKTQAAELEAVRAQLRRANEKLRALKERVQVERVESQREAAMLRDKVMDLELTGGRRERAFAAEAATLWKAKAGLEEENRELALRLQHAEQVSSSVTVSLVHEDDIVDEANYLREANDRLTRQIEQLRSDHCVHVEELVYLKWVNACLRHEIRGRDHHPSSAQQDQDGDGRAMTSAMDLSKSMSYRSSEKAKELMLRYGSLGLGGYDPALFSPLNETTDRDGKNHQLRFGDHDEPWRSPVMPPAVAATPKNPAGHGKLKFLRNIKKLLASRRRSQCHNHKSEKKAMRWLSSSSHDALSGDSSYESTPLSSCQRTRLSSVTTVDLDARARGGEAAAEVPVASRPEADTQG; this is encoded by the exons ATGGGGCCTCTTCAAGCTTTCTGGGCATGGCGAACTGGAGAGCAGAGCATGCCCAACATATGGCGCTCGCTTGACGCCATGGACGACCAGGAGGGAGGTCTCATATTCTCCGTCCAATTTGATCCGATGAGGGCGGGCTTCGATCCTACTCTGATCAGCTTCCCTGTTCCATCGCTGATTAGTCGCCTTCTCGGATGGAGTAACAACAGTGGTCAAGGGAGGCCGCAGGGATCCGTGATGGTCGTCGCCGCTGCTGTTGCTCTTTACGTGGCTGTGCTCTTTGTTTCCGGTCAGCAACCACGCCGGCGACGTCTGGCTGCTTCTGCTGCAGCTAGGCCAACTTCTG TCAGACTCAGACCTCGTGCTCTGCCTCTGCCTGCGCCGGACAGTGGGCTCCTCAGAATTCTGTCATGGAATAAT CACCAATATCTGGAGAACGTGGTTCACAGCGCGTCCATCGGTGCCCGGGACGATGAGCCGGTTCCGGTGGCAAGAGTTCAGAGCATGCCACCCGACGTGGCTGGAGCAACCTCTGCATTGGAAACGAAGCACGGTCAGCTGGTcaaggaggaggaggtcgagcGGTTCAAGGAGCTGTGGCTGTCGCTCGTGGAGCGGGAGCAGAGGCTAGAGCTCCGGCTGATGCACCTCGATGGCCTTAGAGAGCAGCTCGAGCACCGCGTCAGCGTCGCCGCCGTGGAGACTTGGATCCTGAAGCTCAATGCCTTGTTACTGCATGAGGAGAACGAGAGGCTCAAGACCCAGGCGGCGGAGCTGGAGGCCGTCCGGGCGCAGCTGCGTCGCGCCAATGAGAAGCTGCGTGCGCTCAAGGAGCGGGTGCAGGTCGAGCGGGTGGAATCTCAGAGGGAGGCGGCGATGCTCCGGGACAAGGTTATGGATCTGGAACTGACGggcgggaggagggagagggcgttTGCCGCGGAGGCGGCTACGCTATGGAAGGCCAAGGCCGGGCTGGAGGAGGAGAACAGGGAGCTTGCTCTGAGGCTGCAGCATGCGGAGCAGGTCTCCTCCTCTGTTACTGTTAGTCTGGTTCATGAG GACGACATCGTTGATGAAGCAAACTACCTGAGGGAGGCGAACGACAGGTTGACCAGGCAGATCGAGCAGCTACGCAGCGACCACTGCGTGCATGTCGAGGAGCTCGTCTACCTCAAGTGGGTCAACGCCTGCCTCCGCCACGAAATCCGTGGCAGAGACCACCACCCCTCGTCCGCCCAACAAGATCAGGACGGTGATGGCAGAGCCATGACGTCGGCCATGGATCTGAGCAAAAGCATGAGCTACCGCTCCAGCGAGAAGGCCAAGGAGCTCATGCTGCGGTATGGCAGCCTCGGCCTGGGCGGCTACGACCCCGCGCTCTTCTCGCCGCTTAACGAGACGACAGACCGCGACGGCAAAAATCACCAGCTGCGTTTTGGAGATCACGACGAGCCATGGCGGAGCCCAGTCATGCCGCCGGCAGTCGCGGCCACGCCCAAGAATCCTGCCGGGCATGGCAAGCTCAAATTTTTGAGGAATATCAAGAAGCTGCTAGCTAGCAGAAGAAGAAGCCAATGCCACAACCACAAGAGCGAGAAGAAGGCGATGCGGTGGCTGTCCTCCAGCAGCCACGACGCGCTCTCCGGAGACAGCTCGTACGAGAGCACGCCGCTGTCGTCCTGCCAGCGGACACGGCTGAGCAGCGTGACGACCGTGGACTTGGACGCCCGTGCGCGCGGCGGGGAGGCGGCCGCAGAGGTGCCTGTCGCGTCCAGGCCAGAGGCGGATACTCAGGGTTAA